One window from the genome of Pseudanabaena yagii GIHE-NHR1 encodes:
- a CDS encoding glycosyltransferase family protein encodes MLHFLWAGYVLYENSYSIYEFSNLEIGKWAEYYLGQKTNFHQTSCLFGKLTDNPNDILIGHPTWHGSNGVDDPTKGKSIRNWVKDNAISTKDLAHPNTYILMPWVPHFPKEWIMPCIDYQLLNAQKIFALCGNIWIDRTFEKQDDSLQYGVRDKLVHCNMGIASQNFPIHKKTFNKIGNRQLLHVSNLGTYKGFDITCKSLVNVETLLHVASSSFNAPVGKVQVDLGNNDKFVFKFLGTINNNDPEINSWIVDNCDFYIHTATMDAQATTILENCARGLIPLITPESGFSSPHAIYLTHDPHENHKIIEWALNLPEEDLLKRSELLREQIVKEHNWESIFGKIWDVITEDIESRKIKSQS; translated from the coding sequence ATGTTACACTTCTTGTGGGCTGGTTATGTATTATACGAGAATAGCTACTCGATATATGAGTTTTCCAACTTAGAAATTGGTAAATGGGCAGAGTATTATCTTGGTCAAAAAACCAACTTTCATCAAACTAGTTGCTTGTTTGGTAAATTAACTGATAATCCTAATGATATATTGATAGGCCATCCGACTTGGCATGGTAGCAATGGCGTAGACGATCCAACAAAAGGGAAATCAATACGAAACTGGGTAAAAGACAATGCAATCAGTACAAAAGATTTAGCTCATCCAAATACATATATACTTATGCCTTGGGTTCCACATTTTCCTAAAGAATGGATAATGCCTTGCATAGATTATCAATTACTAAATGCGCAGAAAATATTTGCTTTGTGTGGCAATATCTGGATAGATCGCACGTTTGAGAAACAAGATGATTCCTTGCAATATGGTGTAAGAGATAAATTAGTACACTGTAATATGGGCATTGCATCTCAGAATTTCCCTATCCACAAAAAGACTTTTAATAAAATTGGAAATAGACAGCTACTTCATGTTAGCAATTTAGGTACTTATAAAGGATTTGATATCACTTGTAAAAGCTTAGTCAATGTTGAAACACTTTTGCATGTAGCAAGTTCTTCATTTAATGCACCTGTTGGTAAAGTTCAGGTAGATTTAGGGAATAATGATAAATTTGTCTTTAAGTTCCTTGGTACAATTAACAACAATGATCCTGAAATCAATTCTTGGATTGTAGATAACTGCGATTTTTATATCCATACTGCAACTATGGATGCACAAGCTACAACTATTCTAGAAAACTGTGCCAGAGGATTGATTCCGCTCATTACTCCTGAAAGTGGTTTTTCTAGTCCTCATGCGATCTATTTGACTCACGATCCCCATGAGAATCACAAGATTATAGAATGGGCTTTAAACTTACCAGAAGAAGACTTACTAAAGCGAAGTGAATTATTGAGAGAACAAATTGTTAAAGAGCATAACTGGGAAAGCATCTTCGGTAAAATTTGGGACGTAATCACCGAAGATATTGAATCTCGCAAAATTAAATCTCAATCGTAA
- a CDS encoding O-linked N-acetylglucosamine transferase, SPINDLY family protein translates to MWLKYLESDDQQVEVDTESDRALFIAESEIQNTQGIVFAQKDKLQDAILSFQTAISLNPAYADAYYNLGIAFSNVGDLEQAIVNFLATIALKPHHANALYNLGMTCSRQGKPEEAIAYLSQALTLTPEDIETHLALGNVFFEQNKWDEALKCYQAALEVDPNSSLALCSIGATLGEQGNYQEAIATLQAAIKLDPDNAQAYCNLGYTFSKTKQLQEASDCYRQAIQIKPDFGSAFWNFNNDILSNSDSNLYHNYNLRREIADQFLDACQKNDKIRSLVNYINSYTQSGLSDLVKTKLNEIETYILDHGEILTNIEVEVLYNNFLFIVSSIRDDVTLNTNLYKFIGGIYKEKIIQAKQNSHPIKNYTYQQRYTIREEHPLKIGFISPHFTRHPVGWCSFDVISELSRLTPHVYLYNTGKIEPDDRTHLFEEIAEKYYWYDNKQLPIKDGGTFSNRLERVVGDILQDSLDILVDLDSITIPLNTHILYRKLAPVCISWLGFDAPFISADNYILCDQYTHPSSFDQYYLEKLVRLPDSHMAIAGFEHTPIDREHQRSVLGISPEQVAYLFAAPGRKFNHEGAIACISILNHVPNAVLMHKGSGDNEAIRSIYYQECSNQGVDYDRVKFLRSYKTEEEHRSTYLLADIYLDSYPYNGGSHNLEALWLGLPVVTRVGSQSFARMGHSFLRSVGIDEGIASSWEEYIKWGVKLGTDTYLRNSIRERLIQSKHPDTLAPLWNPQKLAKDMYEIFKTLLNDRK, encoded by the coding sequence ATGTGGTTAAAATATTTGGAATCAGACGATCAACAGGTAGAGGTAGATACCGAAAGCGATCGCGCATTATTTATTGCAGAATCAGAAATTCAAAATACTCAAGGAATTGTATTTGCCCAAAAAGATAAATTACAAGATGCAATTCTATCTTTCCAAACAGCTATTTCATTAAATCCTGCATATGCTGATGCTTATTATAATTTGGGTATAGCTTTTAGTAATGTAGGAGATTTAGAGCAAGCAATAGTCAATTTTTTGGCAACTATTGCTTTGAAGCCGCATCATGCGAATGCTCTTTACAATTTGGGTATGACTTGTAGTCGCCAAGGTAAACCAGAAGAAGCTATTGCTTATTTGTCTCAAGCTCTTACATTGACACCTGAAGATATCGAGACGCACCTTGCTTTGGGTAATGTTTTCTTTGAGCAAAACAAATGGGATGAAGCACTTAAATGTTACCAAGCCGCGCTGGAGGTTGATCCCAATAGTTCATTAGCACTTTGCTCTATTGGTGCAACTTTAGGAGAGCAAGGAAACTACCAAGAAGCCATTGCAACTTTACAAGCAGCGATCAAGCTTGATCCTGATAATGCTCAAGCCTATTGTAATCTTGGTTATACATTTAGTAAGACTAAACAATTGCAAGAAGCGAGTGATTGTTATAGGCAAGCCATACAAATTAAGCCTGATTTTGGTAGCGCTTTTTGGAACTTTAATAATGATATTCTATCTAATTCTGATAGCAATTTATATCACAACTATAATCTGCGTCGGGAAATAGCCGATCAGTTTCTCGATGCTTGTCAAAAGAATGACAAGATAAGGTCTTTAGTTAACTATATTAATAGCTACACTCAATCAGGTCTAAGTGATCTTGTAAAGACCAAACTTAATGAGATAGAAACTTATATATTAGACCATGGCGAGATCTTAACCAATATTGAAGTAGAAGTTCTTTATAATAATTTCTTGTTTATTGTTTCAAGTATTAGGGATGATGTTACTCTTAATACAAACCTATACAAGTTTATTGGAGGAATTTATAAAGAAAAAATAATCCAAGCAAAGCAGAATTCTCATCCTATCAAAAATTATACCTATCAACAAAGATATACTATCCGAGAGGAGCATCCACTGAAAATTGGATTTATATCTCCCCATTTTACGCGACACCCCGTTGGTTGGTGTAGCTTTGATGTTATTAGTGAGTTATCTCGTCTTACACCACATGTATATCTCTACAATACTGGCAAAATAGAACCTGATGATCGAACTCATCTGTTTGAAGAGATTGCAGAAAAGTATTATTGGTATGATAACAAACAATTACCCATAAAAGATGGAGGAACTTTTTCCAATAGACTAGAGAGAGTAGTTGGCGACATTTTACAAGACAGTCTAGATATATTGGTAGATTTAGATTCAATAACAATTCCGCTAAATACTCATATTCTATACCGTAAGCTTGCGCCAGTTTGTATTTCGTGGTTAGGATTTGACGCACCTTTTATTTCTGCTGATAACTATATTCTCTGTGACCAATATACGCATCCATCGTCATTCGATCAATATTACCTAGAAAAGCTTGTCAGACTGCCTGACTCACATATGGCGATCGCAGGCTTTGAACATACGCCTATAGATAGAGAGCATCAGAGATCAGTTCTAGGCATATCCCCTGAACAAGTTGCTTATCTGTTTGCTGCTCCTGGTCGTAAATTCAACCATGAAGGAGCAATCGCTTGTATTAGCATTCTCAATCACGTCCCTAATGCAGTACTAATGCATAAAGGCTCAGGAGATAACGAAGCTATTCGTTCTATCTATTATCAAGAATGTAGCAATCAAGGTGTAGATTACGATAGAGTCAAGTTTTTGCGTAGTTACAAAACTGAAGAAGAACATAGATCTACTTATTTACTGGCAGATATATATCTTGATTCTTATCCCTATAATGGTGGTAGTCATAATCTTGAAGCCCTTTGGTTAGGACTACCAGTAGTAACTAGAGTCGGAAGCCAATCGTTTGCTAGAATGGGTCACTCATTTCTCCGATCAGTTGGTATAGATGAGGGCATTGCCAGTAGCTGGGAAGAATATATTAAATGGGGAGTTAAGTTAGGGACGGATACCTATTTAAGAAACTCAATCCGCGAGAGATTAATTCAATCTAAACATCCTGATACATTAGCTCCTCTCTGGAATCCCCAAAAGCTCGCTAAGGATATGTATGAGATATTCAAAACATTGTTGAATGATAGAAAGTAA
- a CDS encoding class I SAM-dependent methyltransferase has product MSSLSKNNKIADQHIYLDKNQLLEIEQKIRIQRHVERYALLRQFAKGVVCDAACGCGYGSYLLSTNPDVTSVIGLDSNSDIIDFANKEYRGDKTQFFNVNINEWITDKEIDMLFSVETIEHIEDQDILPNFCDRNNINHVILTYPSKKTTHYNPYHLYDFNLQDIFNIFNKFTCYRHFNWEYEFDVVFLIRNP; this is encoded by the coding sequence ATGTCATCTTTATCTAAAAACAATAAAATTGCCGACCAACACATTTATCTAGATAAGAATCAGCTACTAGAAATAGAGCAGAAAATTCGTATACAGAGGCATGTTGAACGATATGCTTTGTTACGGCAGTTTGCTAAAGGTGTGGTTTGTGATGCCGCTTGTGGTTGTGGATATGGTAGTTATTTACTCTCTACTAACCCTGATGTTACTTCTGTAATTGGCTTAGACTCGAATTCAGATATTATTGATTTTGCAAATAAAGAATATAGAGGTGATAAGACGCAGTTTTTTAACGTCAATATCAATGAATGGATTACTGATAAAGAAATAGATATGTTATTTTCTGTAGAAACAATTGAACATATAGAAGATCAAGACATACTACCAAATTTTTGCGATCGCAACAATATTAACCATGTCATATTAACCTACCCTTCTAAAAAAACTACTCACTATAACCCATATCACTTGTATGACTTCAATCTACAAGATATTTTCAATATTTTTAACAAGTTCACTTGTTATCGTCACTTTAATTGGGAATATGAATTTGATGTGGTTTTCTTAATTAGAAATCCATGA
- a CDS encoding phosphonate ABC transporter ATP-binding protein, translating into MEPLSDRNLPAIACHNIRTEYQSTLQRPILNGIDVQINHGEFVALLGMNGAGKSTLLRSLVGLVPIQQGEIQICGTSVEQRHIGEVRKNIGFLFQGGALVDQLSCLDNVLCGCLGELTTWQSLWGFPKSDRRVAMQLLQKMGLQEQIYQKARQLSGGQRQRVAIARTLIQSPHILLADEPTTGLDISGINQVMDSLAEMHSRGLTVVVVLHDLALATQYAQRAIILDAGKVWYDGDCQNIERQFARLQSLSQFQSANAA; encoded by the coding sequence ATGGAACCATTATCAGATAGAAACTTGCCTGCGATCGCTTGCCATAATATCCGCACGGAATATCAATCTACCTTGCAGCGCCCAATCCTCAATGGAATTGATGTGCAAATCAATCATGGGGAATTTGTCGCTTTATTGGGAATGAATGGTGCTGGCAAATCAACTCTATTGCGATCGCTAGTTGGTTTAGTGCCAATTCAGCAAGGAGAAATTCAAATATGCGGAACATCGGTTGAGCAAAGACATATTGGCGAAGTTCGTAAAAATATTGGCTTCCTCTTTCAAGGTGGCGCTTTAGTCGATCAGCTTTCTTGTTTAGATAATGTACTCTGTGGCTGTTTAGGAGAACTAACTACATGGCAGAGTCTATGGGGATTTCCCAAAAGCGATCGCCGCGTTGCTATGCAGCTATTACAGAAAATGGGGTTACAAGAGCAAATCTATCAAAAAGCAAGACAACTAAGCGGTGGTCAACGCCAAAGGGTAGCGATCGCCCGCACCTTAATTCAATCACCCCATATTCTGCTAGCTGATGAACCCACTACTGGTTTAGATATCTCAGGCATTAATCAAGTGATGGATTCTCTTGCCGAAATGCACAGCCGAGGATTGACGGTGGTAGTGGTGTTGCATGATCTCGCCCTTGCCACTCAGTACGCTCAAAGAGCGATCATTCTTGACGCAGGGAAGGTCTGGTATGATGGGGACTGTCAAAATATTGAAAGACAGTTTGCGAGATTGCAAAGTCTGTCACAATTTCAGTCCGCTAACGCCGCCTAA
- a CDS encoding FTR1 family iron permease, producing MDFSAALPIFAITLREGVEAALVVGIVMAYLKKVDRSSLNPWVFGGIGTGILASFIVGLLLNWFVKQVENTEPMQAALYGQLWQGVLGITAIAMLSWMLVWMTENAKALKGEIEGQIGKAIANEKSAGWAVFMLILIAVLREGFEVVIFISAKLQGGIVPVIGAIAGLVGAVAIGIALFQFGIRINLRVFFQAMGIFLLLIVAGLVVSAIGHLDKAVAAYGELTQTAICLPAASATEMSSCLLGGLVWDVHDIFPDTKFPAILLKAMFGFRDRLFLGQAIGYFTFLISAGVLYFHSLTGKSIIKQQG from the coding sequence ATGGATTTTAGTGCAGCTTTACCAATTTTCGCGATTACCCTACGGGAGGGAGTTGAAGCTGCCCTTGTGGTAGGAATTGTGATGGCATATCTGAAAAAGGTCGATCGCAGTTCGCTCAATCCTTGGGTATTTGGCGGTATTGGTACAGGAATATTAGCGAGTTTTATCGTAGGTCTGCTCCTCAATTGGTTTGTGAAACAGGTGGAAAATACTGAACCAATGCAGGCGGCTCTTTATGGGCAATTGTGGCAGGGAGTTTTAGGCATCACCGCGATCGCCATGTTGAGTTGGATGTTAGTCTGGATGACCGAAAATGCCAAAGCTCTCAAGGGAGAAATCGAAGGGCAAATTGGTAAGGCGATCGCTAATGAAAAAAGTGCAGGTTGGGCAGTGTTTATGCTGATTTTAATTGCCGTATTGCGTGAAGGCTTTGAAGTCGTAATTTTCATTTCGGCAAAGCTGCAAGGGGGGATTGTGCCAGTTATCGGCGCGATCGCAGGTTTAGTCGGTGCAGTAGCGATCGGGATTGCCCTCTTTCAATTTGGAATTCGCATTAATCTCCGAGTATTTTTTCAAGCAATGGGGATTTTTCTCCTACTCATCGTTGCAGGCTTAGTAGTCAGTGCGATCGGGCATCTCGATAAAGCTGTGGCTGCCTATGGAGAACTAACACAAACTGCTATTTGTTTACCTGCGGCTTCGGCTACAGAAATGAGTTCTTGTTTGCTTGGGGGATTAGTTTGGGATGTCCATGATATTTTCCCTGATACTAAATTCCCAGCCATTCTACTCAAAGCGATGTTTGGCTTTCGCGATCGCCTATTTCTAGGACAAGCGATCGGTTATTTCACGTTCCTAATCTCTGCGGGTGTCCTTTATTTCCATAGCCTCACAGGGAAGTCTATTATCAAACAGCAAGGTTAA
- a CDS encoding glycosyltransferase family 4 protein — protein MTHSLTVEGWRFLPHSYSIINQFQCLEILKIERIELFHKDLPYHKDTWVPHEKLFSPIEELELSKINSPAIDQFSDVTLRMSYPFCFDLANSKQTYVFITSEQSYIGNDALWSNYSLEEAHKKFDVILITPSNWSKNGLINSGADPKRIVVVPHGIAPNIYKPALETERLFLRKQFGFEDEFVFLNIGSMSHNKRVDLVIKSFSKVLEKYPNSRLILKGLDSIYTSRESLINSLKNFLTDKEAALVIDRLTYIGIPLPFNEMAKLYQIADVYVSPYGAEGFNLPVLEAAACGLPVICTNGGSTDDFTTSDFALHIESELVKPDWNDEAIWLNPSLEHLIELMHFVIENDNFRESARINGSSFIHQNFAWSHIVDKLLNVFKLE, from the coding sequence ATGACACACTCACTAACAGTTGAAGGATGGCGTTTTTTACCGCATTCCTATTCTATTATCAATCAATTCCAATGCCTTGAAATTCTAAAAATAGAAAGAATTGAACTCTTTCATAAAGATCTACCTTACCACAAAGACACTTGGGTTCCTCATGAGAAATTGTTTAGTCCAATTGAAGAATTAGAATTATCAAAAATCAATTCTCCTGCAATAGATCAATTTTCTGACGTAACATTAAGAATGTCTTATCCTTTTTGCTTTGATTTGGCTAATTCAAAGCAAACCTATGTTTTCATAACTTCCGAACAAAGCTATATTGGTAATGATGCCCTATGGTCTAATTATTCACTTGAAGAAGCTCATAAGAAGTTTGATGTTATTTTAATTACGCCCTCAAATTGGTCTAAGAATGGTCTCATTAATAGTGGTGCAGACCCAAAACGTATCGTAGTTGTTCCACATGGGATTGCCCCAAACATATATAAACCAGCATTAGAGACAGAAAGATTATTTTTAAGAAAACAGTTTGGATTTGAAGATGAATTTGTATTTTTAAACATAGGATCTATGTCTCACAATAAACGCGTAGATCTCGTTATAAAATCTTTTTCTAAAGTTTTAGAAAAATATCCAAATTCTAGATTAATTTTAAAGGGTCTAGATAGTATATATACAAGTAGAGAGTCTTTAATCAACTCTTTAAAAAATTTTTTGACTGATAAAGAAGCCGCTCTTGTCATTGACCGATTAACCTATATAGGCATTCCATTGCCATTTAATGAGATGGCTAAGTTATATCAAATAGCAGATGTTTATGTATCTCCCTACGGAGCAGAAGGATTTAATCTACCTGTATTAGAAGCTGCGGCTTGTGGATTACCTGTAATCTGTACAAATGGAGGTTCAACTGATGATTTTACAACCTCCGATTTTGCTTTACATATTGAAAGTGAGCTAGTAAAACCTGATTGGAATGATGAAGCAATTTGGCTGAATCCCAGCTTGGAGCATTTGATTGAACTAATGCATTTTGTCATAGAGAATGATAATTTTAGGGAGTCCGCTCGAATTAATGGCTCATCTTTTATTCATCAAAACTTTGCTTGGAGTCATATAGTAGACAAATTATTAAATGTATTCAAATTAGAGTGA
- the phnE gene encoding phosphonate ABC transporter, permease protein PhnE — translation MKFTDRIHPTISKITSNQYNVWLVRVLVIIGLGWAYIWSLQGLKVNPELIKTSLPYMTDFLSRLLPPDLSILDVAIKALIETVQMSLWGTTIGAILSIPLALLSARNLSPIWLRWLASLVQNAVRSVPSIILGLFFVAATGLGAPAGTLALGIYTIGYLAKFYQEAIESVDQRSLESLQVSRASWWQIAQYGVMPQVLPLCLGYTLYMFEYNIRAASVLGVVGAGGIGFELVSYIRGFEYNKATTMMLVLLVVVTAIDALSSQLRNKFKVD, via the coding sequence ATGAAATTTACCGATCGGATTCACCCCACTATTTCTAAAATCACCTCAAACCAATACAATGTCTGGTTGGTTAGAGTTTTGGTAATTATTGGTTTAGGATGGGCTTATATCTGGTCATTGCAAGGGCTAAAAGTTAATCCCGAATTAATCAAAACCAGTCTTCCCTACATGACAGATTTTCTGTCACGACTGTTACCACCCGATCTCAGCATTTTAGATGTAGCAATTAAGGCGCTAATTGAGACTGTGCAAATGTCTCTCTGGGGAACGACAATTGGCGCAATTCTCTCCATTCCTTTAGCACTATTATCGGCTCGGAATCTATCCCCTATCTGGTTACGCTGGTTAGCTAGTCTTGTCCAAAATGCCGTCCGTTCTGTTCCATCGATTATTTTGGGACTATTTTTTGTAGCAGCGACAGGCTTAGGCGCACCCGCAGGAACTTTGGCCTTAGGAATTTATACGATTGGCTATTTGGCGAAGTTCTATCAAGAGGCAATCGAATCTGTAGATCAGCGATCGCTTGAATCTTTGCAAGTCAGCCGTGCTTCATGGTGGCAAATTGCCCAATATGGGGTGATGCCTCAAGTTTTGCCCCTCTGCCTTGGCTATACGCTTTATATGTTTGAGTACAATATTCGCGCTGCCTCTGTTTTAGGAGTGGTTGGCGCAGGGGGAATCGGCTTTGAGCTAGTCAGTTATATTCGTGGGTTTGAATATAACAAAGCCACAACAATGATGTTGGTTTTATTAGTTGTTGTAACTGCGATCGATGCGCTCAGCAGTCAATTGCGAAATAAATTTAAAGTAGATTGA